Below is a genomic region from Streptomyces sp. NBC_00461.
CCTTGTAGATCCACTTCTCCGCCCGCCAGTGCCGGTCGGAGGAGTAGACCTTGGCCATGTAGTTGCCGAGGGGAAGGTAGGCGAGGGCCAACGCGCCTATGAGCGCGAGCAGTTGGAGAACGCCTGCGAGTACGGGACCCATGTCGTGGCTCAGAACCTCTCCGGGAAGATCAGGGCGAGGACGAGATAGCCCAGCAGGGCGACGGCCACGACCAGGCCGACGATGTTCTCGGCAGTCACAGCTTCGTCACCCCCTTGGCGACGAGGGCCACCAGAGCGAAGCAGGCGATCGCGGTGACGACGAAGGCCAGATCGGCCATCGTGAACTCCTGGAGTGAGGTTCGACCGGACAGGGACGCTTCGAGGGAACAACCTTCGCGGCCGGATTCGGCCGCCGTTGACGGGTCCCATACGGCGTACCGCACGCCTTTGACGGAACTCATACGGCAGGACGATCGCCGCAGGTCAAAAGCCGGTCGGAGGCACAACGGACGGAGTCACAACGGACGGAGCGCCGGCCGGCAGATGACGGCGTCCGTCTCCAGGGCCGACCCCGCGGTGACCCTGCGGC
It encodes:
- the kdpF gene encoding K(+)-transporting ATPase subunit F; translated protein: MTAENIVGLVVAVALLGYLVLALIFPERF